The genomic region ACGTCACTGATATTTTTCATCATTTTACAACTAAGGTTCTTTAGTAATTGACTATCGACAGGCCACGCTGAATCGGCCTTAATGGCTGTAGAATCAATAATCACTGCTGAAAAATCATCCAGGCCACACTCCTTAACGCAGTTCAAAATAGCTTGATGAAAAAGATTAAGGGTCTTCTCAGAAAGAGCAGAGACTTGTTCATGAATCGTATTGCGTGAAGGGAAGCTTCCTATGCCCAAGCGCCCAATAAACTGCTGCAAGGAACTATTCTCACATAGCATACTATAGCCTCGTTCACCGTAACAATTATCATAAAAGTGACGGGCTATGAACAACGCCACCACCAATTCAGCTGGGGGTGTTTTTGGGTAGAGCTGTTTTTAAACTCGCGGTTTCTAGTGGCGGCTCTATCTTTACTCAACTGAAGTTGATCATCTTCAATTGCCTTTTTGATCTCTTGAAATTCAGGACGAAGTATGATTTGCCCCGCAATCTTCAATGGTCCGCATAAAATTCCTATAGTTTGCCGTAATTCCTCGATGAAATATTCGGGAAAAAGAGTATCGTACATTGAAAGTCCCACTTGCTGTTATTGTCGGTGTAAGCTACTACAATATAGGCGATTAAGTGGGATTTTTTATTGGAAATTATAACTTTAAGCTATTTTTTAATAGCACTTGAGAATGATCTGTCGGAGTGCATCCAGCTAGAACAGTATTTTGCAGCTGATGTCGAAGGTTTTTCTCGTGCTGCACATGTTTGGCGAGTATTGCCCTATTCAAAGTTTGAAGTCAGTAAAAAATGTATTGGTTTTACAAAGGCTTTAATAAATTAAGTTCGAAACATAAAAAAGCCCATCTTGATTTAAGAGGGGCGGTATAAAGATTTTTTAGTTTATAGCTTTCATCAGGTAATAATAAAACGGTAACAAACTAATTATCAGTAGCAATAACAAAGTGATGACAAATAAGCTTGAATTTTTGCTTCTTTTAACAATTCTTTCATTTGAGTGAATTAACTGCATCTGAATCTCCTTGGTTTCAACTAATCTACAGAAGAAGACCTTGAAAAGCAAGTGCTTCATTAATAATCGGATTATTAATGAAGCAGAAGGGCTACTTTACGAGCGTGGGTTCACCTGGGTACCAAGTTTTATCGAACCATGGATCGAGTGGGCCATAGAGTCTAAAGAGCATTGTCTAGCCTTTGTTAGGGATGTCGATGGAGCCGACTTTAGGAGCTAATGGAATATGGGTGGACGGTCATGTTGAGAAGAAGTCAGCCGCATCTCTAATGGCGGGGCTTGATGGTGATGGGGAATATTATTTTAAAGTGATGAAATAAATTTTTGGTAGAAATTTTTGAATATTTCAATGGATTTATAAAAAATAATGATTTGATGTCATAGAGTGTTTTTAGCTTGCGTATTACTTAGAAACTAAGTAAGGATATTTATGAAACGCTTTTTGATTCTCATTATTTTTTGTTCAGCTTTTGCGAGCGCGGCAAAAAAGCCCAATATTATTATGATTTTTGCCGATGATATGCATTATGGCGCGCTAGGTGTAACTGGGTCGATTAAGACAAAAGCCAAGACACCACATATTGACAGCATTTTTAATGAAGGGGTACGTTTCCCTAATGGCTATGCGAGCCACGCTACTTGTGCCCCTAGTCGTGCAGGTTTACTCACAGGGCGATATCAGGCACGTTTTGATTTGGAGACTCTTCCAGGAGGAACTGAGGAGCGAAAAAAAGTAGGCTATGGGCTGAAGACTTCTGAAATTATGATTCCTGCCTTGATGAAAAAAGGAGGGTATAAAACCTGTGCGATAGGAAAATGGCATGTGGGTTCAGGTAAGGAATTTCAACCGAATGCTCGAGGTTTTGATCATTGGTTTGGCTATCGTGGATCCTGTGGATTTTATCAATTCAAGAGTCAGAATTTAGCCGCTAAGAAAGGTAAAGACTTAAGTCCCGTGTCAGCAGATGAAAAGCCGATTTTAGATATTGTTCGCAATGGAGAATCACTTCGCTTAGAGGGCTACTTAACGGATCACTTTACAAACGAAGCAAGTAAATGGATTAAAGATAATAAAGAAGGCCCCTTCTTTATGTATTTTGCACCCTATAATGTTCATGGACCTGATATAGTTCCCAGTAAATATATCCCGAAAGGCGGGACGGGACATGATGGTGTGATTGCCGCCCTTGATGCTTCAGTAGGTCATATTTTAAAAGCTGTCAAAGACGCGGGAATAGAAGAAAATACAGTGGTAGTTTTTAGTAATGATAATGGCGGTAAAAAAGACTACTCGACAATATTTAGAGGCAACAAAGCAACTTTTTATGAAGGCGGTGTGAGAGTTCCGTTTGCGATTAAATGGCCAAAAGTAATCAAGCCAGGAACGGAGTACGACGGGCTTGTTTCGACATTGGATATGTTGCCTACTTTTGTGAGTCTCGCAAAGGTTGCCTTGCCAAGTGATCGTCAATATGACGGGCAGGATATACTGGCAGTTATAGCAGGGGATGCGAAGGATAGTCGTGAATCTCATTTTTGGAGGAATGGAGGTGCACGTGCAGCACGAGTGGGTGACTGGAAATTGCTATGGTTAGGTGACAAAAAGAAGCATAAGGCCTTATTGAAGAAGCTTGGGATTACGCATGTAAAGGGACGAGGCGCGACTTATGCAGAGCGTGCAGATGAACTCTATTTAACGCCAGAACTTTATAATCTGAAGAAGGACCCAAAAGAAGAAAGAGATTTAGCACAGGCTAATCCAGAAAAATTACAAGAGATGATAAAGCACTACAAAGCGTGGGAAGCGACAATTCCAAAATGGCGCGAGTGAAAGTAGCTAGATCGTTCGCTAAGCTCAGTGTAGATAAGAGTATGTAGTTCACGCTTTAGCGTGAGAGATAGAATTAGATGCCGAATAGAATTCGGAGCTCCCAGCTTGAGTTAATTTAAATAGGAAAAAAATGATGAAGTGGATAATTAGTTTTTTATATGTGTTTCTTAGTCTATCAGCGCAAGAAAAGATGAATGTAGTACTGCTTACCGTAGATGACATGAATGCGGATTCACTGGGAGCCTTTGGCTGTCCAGTCGAGGGGACCTCCCCTCAATTTGATGCTTTTGCGGAAGACGCAATGCGCTTTAATTATGCTCATGTTCATGCGACGAGCTGTATACCATCACGCAATATTATTAGTAGCGGAAAATACCTCTACAATAGTGGACTTGAAGGTTTTTATCAGTTGCCTAAAGACCAGGTTACTTTTCGAACTTTACCGGAAGTACTTCAAGCCAATGGTTATTTCACGATGATTCGTGGCAAGGCGCATCACTCTTATCCTTATGTCCCGTACAAGCGAGCTTTTGATATTATCTTTGATGATGAACTCAAGGAGAAAAAACTTAATATTCGTCAGCCTAAAACTTTTTATGACTATACAAAAAAGGGTGTGGAGGCGGCGAAAAAAGCTGGCAAGCCTTTCTTTTATTCGATGGATATCCATGATCCTCATACGCCCTATTATGGTTTGATAAAAAAGAAGCTTACGGTGGGTTTGAACAAGGAAGATAAAAACAACGCGCCAAGTCGAATTTTCAAAACTGAAGAAATTGTGATTCCGCCATTTTTACCACAAACGGATAAAGTGCGTTTGGAGATGGCCGCCTATTATTCTACTGTGCGTCGTGCGGATGATTCAATCGGCAAGATCATTCAAGCGCTGAAAGATACGGGTGTTTATGATAGTACGATCATTATCTTCCTATCAGATCATGGGATGCCTGAGCCTTTTGGAAAAACTACCAATTATTATAATGGCTCACATACACCTTTGACGGTGCGTTGGCCAAAACATAGCCAAGCAGGTGCAATTGATAATGAACACATGATTGGTGCGATCGATATTTTTCCATCCGTACTTGATATGCTTGGTATTGAGCAAGAGAAGGATTTAGATGGACGTTCATTTGCGTCAATTTTAAAGGGTGAAAGCCAAAGTGATCGCGATTATGTGTTGACCATGTACGCAGAAAATGTGGGAGGAAATCGTCAGCCAACACGATCCATCATCACTAAAGATTTCGGCTATATTTATAACCTTTGGTCAGATGGTGAACGTAAATTTGCTTCGGCAACAAGAGGGACGCTTGCGTATAAGGAAATGGAGCGTTTAGCGAAAGAAGGCGATGCTCATTGGCAGGCGCGACTTAATTTATATACTCATCGTCAGCCGGAGGAACTCTATAATTATCATTTGGATGCTCATGCACTTAAAGATTTGAGTGCGAGTCCTGAATACGCCGCGAAAATGGCCGAGATGCGAAATACTTTGGCCAAAGCCATGAAGCAAAGTGGTGACCCTTTATATGACTTGTTTATGGATAGAGCGAATGAAGAGGCGATCCAGGCTCATTTGGATAAAGTGGATAAAGAGTCGAATGCGCGCAAGCAGCAGGCTATCTATTCTCGCAGTGGGAAAGCGAAGGCAGATAAGTCAAAGAAAAAACCATCGAAAAGTAAATCTGATGAAAAAAGGAAAAAGCCTAAGAAATAAGTAGCATTCTCAATGTAAAATGATTAAACTTGGCTAAGCACAAACTTAGCCATTTTTATTTTAAGGGTACAATACGATGGAAGACTCCGAAACTATTTTTGATGAAATGATTCCAGATTTGGCTGCGGGGATCATGGAAATGGATGAAAATATTCCCGATGTGTTTCCCTTGTGTGATGAGATTGCGGAGAATTCTAATCGCTATCAAAATGGTTCTACTATTGGTCAGGGAGGGATGAAATGTATCTCCGATTCGGTGGATATAATTACTGGTCGTCATGTTGCCATGGCACATCTCAAGGGCCATGATTCCCCTGAATTAATGGAGAGCTTTTTCAAAGAAGCGCGCTTAACGGCTCGACTTGAGCACCCCAATATTGTACCATTGTATGATATGGGTTATAGCGAGGGAGGTGAAGCCTTTTTCACGATGAAAAAACTGGGTGGGCGTAATTTAACTGAGCTTATCACCGAATTCTCTAAAGAGAAAAACTATAAATCATTGCTTCCCAGAATCGTCGATGTGATGATCAAGATTTGTGATGCCATTGCCTATGCGCATTCGCGTGGGGTGATTCATTTAGACATTAAACCAGATAATATTCGTATAGGTGACTTTGGCGAAGTTCTGATTTGTGATTGGGGCTTAGCGAAAACTCTTGGGGATGAAGATTATGAGCTTGATGAAGACTTATTACCAGAAAATTTTAATACGGCAACGCTCAATGGTGTGCTTAAGGGTTCGCCGGGGTATATGGCGCCTGAGCAAGTCGACCGCAAGCGAGGACAAAAAGATCAACGTACAGATGTTTATGCACTTGGAGCAATCCTCTATGAATTGTTGTGTTTCCATGTGCCCAATGAGGGGAGTACGGTATTAGATAGTTTGGAGCGGACTCTTTGCGGGGATCGCAAAAGTCCTTCGTGTCACCAAAAATCTGTTCCGGCGAGTCTGGAGGCGATAAGTTTAAAGGCTTTAGCTTTGGAGCGCAGTGATCGTTATCAGAATGTACAGGATTTTCGTGATGATTTATTCAAATGGCTAGGAGGTTTTGCGACGAGTGCAGAAGAGCTAGGTTTTCTGGGCAGTCTAAAGTTATTTATTTTCAGGCACAGGCTTGCGAGTTTTTTCACTCTCATACTCTTGTCCTTAGCCGGGATATTTACCTATCGGATTAATCAAGAAAAGCAAACGGCGGTAGAGGCCTTAGAACTTTATACAAAGGAACAAAAACAAAAAGAAATATTTGGTAAAGAGGCTTCGCCACGTTTGGTGGGATTAGCGACTCGAGCTTTGAAAACTAATGATTTTGAGACGGCGAGTGAAATGATATCTTTGGCAGTGGAGGCCGACCCCCATCATGAATATGCTTGGGCTATCAAGGCACGCATTGATTTCATCCATAGCGATTTAGCGGAAGCGCGTCGTTCTTTGTCCTTGTCAGCAGGAAAGTCCCAGCATCATGGAGTCATTGATCTAGAAGTATTTTTGTTAGGACGCGATCAAAGTAAGCCCGATAGTTTAGATTTAAAAGATTTCCGTAAACTGGCGTCGCGACCTAACTCTAAGTACGATGTCGTGAGTGCGATTATCGCAAATATTAATAATTTCATTTTAGAAGAGCAAATTGAATTGTGTCAGCTGCTTTTGCAGATCAAAAATGGTGGGCGAAATTTGACTCATTTTAGCTATGAAATCAAAGCAACAGAGTTACATGTCGACTTGGCGGATAATAAGGCTTTGAAAAATTTGACGCCTCTGAAATACATCCCCATAACGCATTTGAATCTGAGCCGTAATCATGAGCTTAAGGGCCATGAATTAGAGCAGAATCCTTTAGTAATGATAGATCTTTCAAGAACGAATTTTAGTGATTGGAAGACGCTGTTTAAAATACCAAGCCTTAAGATGATACGTATTAATAAGGGCATGAAAAATAATGTGCCTTCATTACCAGAAAATATTAAATTAGAAATAGTTAAATAAAGCTGTCATCCTGTTTTCTTGACTCTCGTATGACTTAATAAGATTAAGAAATCATGAGGATTCAATAAATGAAAAAGTTTACCTTGATAGAGTTGCTAGTAGTCGTGGCAATTATTGGTATATTGGTTTCACTGATGATGCCGAGTTTAAGCAAAGCACGAGAAAGTGCGCGCAGGGTGCAGTGCGTTAACAATCAGAAAAATCACTCGATAGCGATGTTTATGTCTTTCGATGATAATAATCAATATTATCCTGCAAATAAAATTCAGGATCCTAATGCAGCAGGCAATACAGAGCGTGGGAGTAATTGGCTAGGGAAAAAGGGTACGCAAAATGCATCAATCACCGTTGTGATGCGTCCGCTAAATCAGTATTTACAAAAAGTGAGCGAAGATGGAGAAATGCCAGTGGCACAATGTCCGTCTGATAAAGATGAAATGGATGAATATGTCAAATGGGGCTCATCCTATTATCGCAATAAAGACGCCGTGATGAATGATCCAGGAGATGGTGACTCAGCCTCGCTTACGATTACCGATATCATAAGTCCCTCAAAGCTTGTTACATATGGGGAATTGGGAGGAATTTGGATTATTCCCAATACAAATAGAGCGACGAAAGGGCAATATTATAATCATACAGATATGGGAGATACCCGCTGGGTACTACAATTTGCTGATGGACATGTGGCGAATACATATGTTATTCCTGGAGATAAAGGTGCCGTGGGTGATTATCTTTGGATTAATGAATAAAATTGAAATTATTATGAATGAATTAGGAGATAAAATGAAGTTTTTATTTACAGTATGCTGCTTAATAAGCCTCAGTGCTTTCGCCGATGATCGTCCCAATAT from Lentisphaera profundi harbors:
- a CDS encoding sulfatase-like hydrolase/transferase — translated: MKRFLILIIFCSAFASAAKKPNIIMIFADDMHYGALGVTGSIKTKAKTPHIDSIFNEGVRFPNGYASHATCAPSRAGLLTGRYQARFDLETLPGGTEERKKVGYGLKTSEIMIPALMKKGGYKTCAIGKWHVGSGKEFQPNARGFDHWFGYRGSCGFYQFKSQNLAAKKGKDLSPVSADEKPILDIVRNGESLRLEGYLTDHFTNEASKWIKDNKEGPFFMYFAPYNVHGPDIVPSKYIPKGGTGHDGVIAALDASVGHILKAVKDAGIEENTVVVFSNDNGGKKDYSTIFRGNKATFYEGGVRVPFAIKWPKVIKPGTEYDGLVSTLDMLPTFVSLAKVALPSDRQYDGQDILAVIAGDAKDSRESHFWRNGGARAARVGDWKLLWLGDKKKHKALLKKLGITHVKGRGATYAERADELYLTPELYNLKKDPKEERDLAQANPEKLQEMIKHYKAWEATIPKWRE
- a CDS encoding sulfatase, which codes for MMKWIISFLYVFLSLSAQEKMNVVLLTVDDMNADSLGAFGCPVEGTSPQFDAFAEDAMRFNYAHVHATSCIPSRNIISSGKYLYNSGLEGFYQLPKDQVTFRTLPEVLQANGYFTMIRGKAHHSYPYVPYKRAFDIIFDDELKEKKLNIRQPKTFYDYTKKGVEAAKKAGKPFFYSMDIHDPHTPYYGLIKKKLTVGLNKEDKNNAPSRIFKTEEIVIPPFLPQTDKVRLEMAAYYSTVRRADDSIGKIIQALKDTGVYDSTIIIFLSDHGMPEPFGKTTNYYNGSHTPLTVRWPKHSQAGAIDNEHMIGAIDIFPSVLDMLGIEQEKDLDGRSFASILKGESQSDRDYVLTMYAENVGGNRQPTRSIITKDFGYIYNLWSDGERKFASATRGTLAYKEMERLAKEGDAHWQARLNLYTHRQPEELYNYHLDAHALKDLSASPEYAAKMAEMRNTLAKAMKQSGDPLYDLFMDRANEEAIQAHLDKVDKESNARKQQAIYSRSGKAKADKSKKKPSKSKSDEKRKKPKK
- a CDS encoding serine/threonine-protein kinase, whose translation is MEDSETIFDEMIPDLAAGIMEMDENIPDVFPLCDEIAENSNRYQNGSTIGQGGMKCISDSVDIITGRHVAMAHLKGHDSPELMESFFKEARLTARLEHPNIVPLYDMGYSEGGEAFFTMKKLGGRNLTELITEFSKEKNYKSLLPRIVDVMIKICDAIAYAHSRGVIHLDIKPDNIRIGDFGEVLICDWGLAKTLGDEDYELDEDLLPENFNTATLNGVLKGSPGYMAPEQVDRKRGQKDQRTDVYALGAILYELLCFHVPNEGSTVLDSLERTLCGDRKSPSCHQKSVPASLEAISLKALALERSDRYQNVQDFRDDLFKWLGGFATSAEELGFLGSLKLFIFRHRLASFFTLILLSLAGIFTYRINQEKQTAVEALELYTKEQKQKEIFGKEASPRLVGLATRALKTNDFETASEMISLAVEADPHHEYAWAIKARIDFIHSDLAEARRSLSLSAGKSQHHGVIDLEVFLLGRDQSKPDSLDLKDFRKLASRPNSKYDVVSAIIANINNFILEEQIELCQLLLQIKNGGRNLTHFSYEIKATELHVDLADNKALKNLTPLKYIPITHLNLSRNHELKGHELEQNPLVMIDLSRTNFSDWKTLFKIPSLKMIRINKGMKNNVPSLPENIKLEIVK
- a CDS encoding DUF1559 domain-containing protein, which produces MKKFTLIELLVVVAIIGILVSLMMPSLSKARESARRVQCVNNQKNHSIAMFMSFDDNNQYYPANKIQDPNAAGNTERGSNWLGKKGTQNASITVVMRPLNQYLQKVSEDGEMPVAQCPSDKDEMDEYVKWGSSYYRNKDAVMNDPGDGDSASLTITDIISPSKLVTYGELGGIWIIPNTNRATKGQYYNHTDMGDTRWVLQFADGHVANTYVIPGDKGAVGDYLWINE